The Misgurnus anguillicaudatus chromosome 15, ASM2758022v2, whole genome shotgun sequence genome has a window encoding:
- the arpp19a gene encoding cAMP-regulated phosphoprotein 19a codes for MEDTKLEETNVEEQKDEENRNCPEKQEEAKLKAKYPHLGNKPGGSDLLRKRLQKGPKYFDSGDYNMAKAKIKNKQLPAAQTEKAEITGDHIPTPQDLPQRKPSLVASKLAG; via the exons ATGGAGGACACGAAGCTCGAGGAGACGAATGTGGAGGAGCAGAAA GATGAGGAGAATAGGAACTGTCCAGAAAAACAGGAGGAAGCCAAACTAAAGGCCAAATACCCTCACCTGGGCAATAAACCTGGAGGATCGGATTTGCTCAGGAAAAGACTGCAGAAGGGG CCAAAGTACTTTGACTCGGGCGACTACAACATGGCAAAGGCCAAAATAAAGAACAAGCAGCTCCCTGCGGCACAAACCGAGAAGGCAGAGATCACCGGAGACCACATCCCCACCCCTCAGGACCTGCCGCAGAGGAAACCCTCTCTGGTGGCTAGCAAACTGGCCGGCTGA